One window of the Herbiconiux sp. L3-i23 genome contains the following:
- a CDS encoding pyridoxal phosphate-dependent aminotransferase, with protein MTGERPRISPRLAAIAPSATLKVDAKAKALQAAGRPVISYAAGEPDFPTPAFIVEAALEAVRDPRNHRYTAAAGLPELREAIAAKTLRDSGLEVDPAQVIVTNGGKQGVYQAFQAIVGDGDEVLLPAPYWTTYPEVVKLAGGVPVEVFAGADQDYLVTVEQLEAARTDRTKVLLFVSPSNPTGAVYSEEQTRAIGEWADANGLWVITDEIYQNLVYPEGLAEGETPKAAVSIVDVVPSLADRTILVNGVAKSYAMTGWRLGWMIGPADAIKAAANLQSHLSSNVSNISQRAAIAALTGPQDEVEAMRRAFDRRRRVMVEELNKIDGVVTPTPEGAFYVYPDVTGLLGREWAGSTPATSLELADLILDKAEVAAVPGEAFGPGGFLRFSYALGDDALLEGVQRLQRLFS; from the coding sequence ATGACCGGCGAACGCCCCAGAATCTCTCCCCGCCTGGCCGCGATCGCGCCCTCGGCGACGCTCAAGGTCGACGCGAAGGCGAAGGCACTGCAGGCGGCGGGTCGCCCCGTCATCAGTTACGCGGCCGGCGAGCCCGACTTCCCGACTCCCGCGTTCATCGTCGAGGCGGCGCTCGAGGCGGTCCGCGACCCGCGCAACCACCGGTACACGGCCGCCGCCGGTCTGCCCGAGCTGCGCGAGGCGATCGCCGCGAAGACGCTCCGCGACAGCGGTCTCGAGGTCGACCCCGCGCAGGTCATCGTCACCAACGGCGGCAAGCAGGGCGTCTACCAGGCATTCCAGGCCATCGTCGGCGACGGCGACGAGGTGCTGCTTCCCGCGCCGTACTGGACCACGTACCCCGAGGTCGTGAAGCTCGCGGGCGGTGTGCCCGTCGAGGTGTTCGCCGGGGCCGATCAGGACTACCTCGTCACGGTCGAACAGCTCGAGGCGGCCCGCACCGACCGCACGAAGGTGCTGCTCTTCGTCTCCCCGTCGAACCCGACCGGTGCCGTCTACTCGGAGGAGCAGACGCGCGCGATCGGCGAGTGGGCCGACGCGAACGGCTTGTGGGTCATCACCGATGAGATCTACCAGAACCTCGTCTACCCCGAGGGTCTCGCCGAGGGCGAGACCCCGAAGGCCGCCGTGTCGATCGTCGACGTGGTGCCCTCGCTCGCCGACCGCACGATCCTCGTCAACGGCGTCGCCAAGTCGTACGCGATGACCGGGTGGCGTCTCGGCTGGATGATCGGGCCCGCCGATGCCATCAAGGCGGCCGCGAACCTGCAGTCGCACCTGAGCTCCAACGTGTCGAACATCTCGCAGCGCGCCGCGATCGCGGCGCTCACCGGTCCTCAGGACGAAGTCGAGGCGATGCGCCGCGCCTTCGACCGCAGGCGCCGCGTGATGGTCGAGGAGCTGAACAAGATCGACGGCGTCGTGACGCCGACTCCCGAGGGGGCTTTCTACGTCTACCCGGATGTGACCGGTCTGCTCGGTCGCGAGTGGGCGGGCAGCACCCCGGCCACCTCCCTCGAGCTCGCCGACCTCATCCTCGACAAGGCCGAGGTCGCGGCGGTTCCGGGTGAAGCATTCGGTCCGGGCGGCTTCCTGCGCTTCTCCTACGCCCTCGGCGACGACGCCCTCCTCGAGGGCGTCCAGCGCCTCCAGCGCCTCTTCTCCTAA
- a CDS encoding MarC family protein → MDAGIEAPGLIAVAIALLTITNPIGSVPIFLGLTAGFDAAKQRRTALLVGVAVSAVLLVSLLVGKYVLAAFGIDLTSFRIAGNLLVASIGWAMLTAKTGGPAPGGGSSPTVVPLAIPIIAGPGAISLVITFAEQHTGVLNLIGGAIVVLVVAAAIAVVLFFAPRLQKILGNSGMNILSRIFGLILLAIAVQSIIDALTDAFPVLTR, encoded by the coding sequence ATGGATGCGGGCATCGAGGCGCCGGGGCTCATCGCCGTCGCGATAGCCCTGCTGACCATCACCAACCCGATCGGCAGCGTGCCGATCTTCCTCGGACTGACGGCGGGATTCGACGCCGCGAAGCAGCGGCGCACGGCACTTCTCGTCGGGGTCGCGGTGAGCGCGGTGCTGCTCGTCTCGCTGCTCGTCGGCAAGTACGTGCTCGCGGCGTTCGGCATCGATCTGACCTCGTTCCGGATCGCCGGCAACCTGCTGGTCGCCAGCATCGGTTGGGCGATGCTCACCGCGAAGACGGGCGGCCCCGCTCCCGGTGGCGGTTCGTCGCCGACCGTCGTCCCCCTCGCGATCCCGATCATCGCGGGGCCGGGCGCGATCAGCCTCGTCATCACCTTCGCCGAGCAGCACACCGGCGTCCTGAACCTGATCGGCGGCGCGATCGTGGTGCTCGTCGTCGCCGCGGCGATCGCCGTCGTGCTGTTCTTCGCGCCGCGTCTGCAGAAGATCCTCGGGAACTCGGGGATGAACATCCTCAGCCGCATCTTCGGGCTGATCCTGCTCGCCATCGCCGTGCAGTCGATCATCGACGCGCTCACCGACGCCTTCCCCGTGCTCACCCGGTGA
- the secE gene encoding preprotein translocase subunit SecE: MARKVVDEPSEDVVAVARAERQARRSPFARIALFVRQVIGELKKVVTPTRRELLGFTTVVLIFVVIMMAVVSLLDFAFSALVVFVFGDPSIAQ, translated from the coding sequence GTGGCGCGAAAGGTCGTCGACGAGCCCAGTGAGGACGTCGTAGCCGTTGCCCGGGCCGAACGGCAGGCGCGACGCTCGCCGTTCGCGCGCATCGCGCTGTTCGTGCGCCAGGTGATCGGCGAGCTCAAGAAGGTCGTCACCCCGACCCGTCGCGAGCTCCTCGGTTTCACGACCGTCGTGCTGATCTTCGTGGTCATCATGATGGCGGTCGTCAGCCTGCTCGACTTCGCCTTCAGCGCCCTCGTCGTCTTCGTCTTCGGCGATCCGTCCATCGCACAGTGA